The following proteins are co-located in the Microplitis demolitor isolate Queensland-Clemson2020A chromosome 3, iyMicDemo2.1a, whole genome shotgun sequence genome:
- the LOC128667427 gene encoding uncharacterized protein LOC128667427 has product MWDFDLTTCLFLIIINTNFIRGINLPSKYRDHEFKINWLKGVMTNISNDEEEIKNTDELLKSHNTSSSTDKSEVYSSLLNYFGYETSFDSEIVPSVAKVVNSNEEENSKSISKLSMMSLENFNRKKNHSKEKMNSQNNLTLTENFNDLRDNRQVNSTSNEKLFLSNLTFEEQINSTDNSKLLSEKSDNSDRQIKYENIFESSLGAFKYKKLVDLININSYLDELMFNYDNIIPEHRILKKVLDDKTFYLTNRLSENEKYLKYLRVN; this is encoded by the exons ATGTGGGATTTCGATTTGACCacgtgtttatttttaattattataaatactaattttattcgTGGAATTAATCTTCCTTCTAAAT atcGAGACCACGAGTTCAAAATAAATTGGTTGAAAGGAGTCATGACGAATATTAGTAACGatgaagaagaaataaaaaataccgaCGAGTTATTAAAAAGTCATAATACAAGTTCTTCGACTGATAAAAGTGAAGTTTATTCATCTTTgttgaattattttggttaCGAAACGTCATTTGACAGTGAAATAGTTCCATCGGTAGCTAAAGTCGTCAACTCCAATGAAGAAGAAAACTCAAAatctatttcaaaattatctatgatgagtttggaaaattttaatagaaagaaaaatcattctaaagaaaaaatgaattcacaaaataatttaacacttacagaaaattttaatgatcttAGAGACAATAGACAAGTGAACTCAACAAGTaatgaaaagttatttttatctaatctCACATTCgaagaacaaataaattcaacagataattcaaaattattatcagaaaAGTCTGACAATTCTGATAGAcagataaaatatgaaaatatttttgaatcatcTCTCGGCgcattcaaatataaaaaactagtAGATCTAATCAATATAAACAGTTACTTAGACGAATTGATGTTTAATTATGACAATATTATTCCAGAACACAGAATACTTAAGAAAGTACTTGatgataaaactttttatttaaccaaccGACTttctgaaaatgaaaaatatttaaaatacttgagagttaattaa
- the LOC103569819 gene encoding meiosis-specific with OB domain-containing protein: MAGVYRQPISSLRPDAQNTLVIGVIINSKNPRNFNYQDKNRSGQRSVWTFTLRDSVANTINVTVWGTPDYINKLSAEFRIGSVVDVINAKVQERKPGDKNESFMPSVSSLCSLIVNEGVSLIQNHDGSDRNEYENLLSVPTKNVSGVRSLQYIMENMEALIDQYFDIIVVVTFVGESKNIMTRDGRSMVTRDFEVTDDSYPSTVALKFWENDWVQRSGDWEPKRTVLFIADIQVAFDRFKKKNTIVITRKTLITENPNTPKAEVVRNSIKTESEYMPSDPFVVPRTETIRNIMTIKEITQRLNANIMRDSERVQFVTVLFAQVTEMSLDDVNTQVLVTRCALCKRLVAGPDESCMNLNCACGNGRRPVQNILNFYIKVNLKDETGYLVGCRLSGEVAEKTLSCTPDEFKAMTFEQRSALNWKFKLEQVEAKLQVIGPSANFPRSLYNILFLKRIRDDINSQENFDDDTADVNS; the protein is encoded by the exons aTGGCTGGTGTTTATCGTCAGCCTATCAGTTCTCTCAGACCTGATGCTCAAAACACTCTAGTAATTGGAGTGATAATCAACAGCAAGAATcctcgaaattttaattatcaagacAAAA ATCGCTCTGGACAAAGATCGGTTTGGACATTCACTTTGCGCGACTCAGTTGCCAATACGATCAATGTAACTGTCTGGGGCACTCCAGATTACATCAACAAACTCAGTGCTGAATTTCGCATTGGCAGTGTCGTTGATGTGATCAATGCCAAGGTCCAGGAGCGAAAGCCAGGTGATAAGAATGAATCCTTTATGCCCTCGGTCTCCAGTCTCTGCAGTCTGATCGTCAACGAAGGAGTCTCCTTGATCCAGAATCATGACGGTTCTGACCGAAATGAGTATGAAAATTTGCTGAGCGTCCCCACGAAAAATGTATCAGGTGTTCGAAGTCTCCAATACATAATGGAAAATATGGAAGCATTGATAGATCAATACTTTGATATTATTGTCGTCGTTACTTTC gTTGGggaatcgaaaaatataatgaccAGAGACGGACGTTCGATGGTAACTCGTGACTTTGAAGTAACTGATGATTCCTACCCCAGCACAGTGGCTTTGAAATTTTGGGAAAATGACTGGGTCCAGAGATCTGGTGACTGGGAGCCAAAACGTACCGTTCTATTTATTGCTGACATTCAAGTTGCTTTTGACAGgttcaaaaagaaaaacacGATTGTTATAACaagaaaaactttaattacGGAAAATCCAAATACACCTAAAGCAGAAGTCGTCAGAAACTCCATCAAGACTGAGTCCGAGTACATGCCCAGTGATCCATTCGTTGTTCCTAGAA ctgaaacaattagaaatattatgacaattaaagaaataacTCAGAGACTCAATGCAAATATAATGCGTGATAGCGAGAGGGTTCAATTTGTCACCGTTTTATTCGCGCAAGTTACAGAAATGAGTCTAGATGATGTAAATACTCAAGTATTAGTTACCCGATg cgcgTTGTGCAAACGTCTAGTAGCTGGACCTGATGAGTCTTGTATGAATTTAAACTGCGCTTGTGGAAACGGAAGACGTCCAGTGCAAAATAtcctaaatttttacataaaagttAATCTGAAAGATGAAACCGGTTATTTAGTCGGCTGTCGTTTGAGCGGCGAAGTCGCTGAGAAAACTCTCAGCTGTACTCCCGATGAGttcaaa GCAATGACATTCGAACAACGCAGCGCTTTAAATTGGAAATTTAAGCTAGAGCAAGTCGAAGCTAAGCTCCAAGTGATTGGTCCATCAGCAAACTTCCCAAGATCACTCtacaatattttgtttctCAAACGTATTCGTGACGACATAAattctcaagaaaattttgatgacgACACCGCTGAtgttaattcataa
- the LOC103569820 gene encoding uncharacterized protein LOC103569820: protein MNQFIFILLFYNCLNVNFAIGHKHHYSGGYRGSNDRRETESLDLLGLRKKLLQDNDNNLGKIYNDRTEDTETDPRSSQTYDLEHWTGKWMPENDPEPTPVPEINSDNNVNMGHSLPMGKIAQCDDGKNYLEVDWDNSPINHTCFGRKIIPSNKIYPDFYCEHIPKYYSARHACMNEKIEYYDEVPMYGTHRPVWPVYGEYKFVPKQRWIHSLEHGAVVMLYHPCANKNEINLLRKIVTQCLRRHIITPYTELDQTRPLALVTWGCRLTMSYVNPSLVKEFIRTKALHGAEAISKDGDFDEGLIRKAKVVSDEDDSNLCPSDSNLTMM, encoded by the exons atgaatcaatttatatttatattattattttacaattgtTTGAATGTCAATTTTGCAATCGGACATAAACATCACTATTCTGGAGGATATCGTGGATCAAATG ACAGAAGAGAAACTGAATCTTTGGATTTATTAggcttaagaaaaaaattacttcaggataatgataataatttgggtaaaatttataatgacaGGACAGAGGATACTGAGACAGATCCTAGATCTTCGCAGACGTATGATTTGGAACATTGGACAGGAAAATGGATGCCCGAAAATGATCCCGAACCAACTCCAGTTCCTGAAATTAATTCTGATAATAATGTGAACATGGGACATTCTTTGCCAATGGGAAAAATCGCTCAATGTGACGATggaaaa aaTTACTTAGAAGTTGATTGGGATAATTCACCAATAAATCATACATGTTTCGGCAGGAAAATAATAccgagtaataaaatatatcctgATTTTTATTGCGAGCATATACCCAAGTACTATAGc GCTCGTCATGCTtgtatgaatgaaaaaattgaatattatgaTGAAGTTCCTATGTA cGGAACACATCGCCCAGTATGGCCAGTTTACGGCGAATATAAATTTGTACCAAAGCAACGATGGATTCACAGTCttgaa catggAGCAGTCGTGATGCTCTATCACCCATGTgccaataaaaatgaaataaatttattaagaaaaatagttACACAATGTTTGAGACGTCATATAATAACACCGTATACTGAATTAGATCAAACCCGg CCTCTTGCATTAGTAACCTGGGGCTGTCGCTTAACAATGTCGTACGTGAACCCAAGTCTCGTAAAAGAATTTATCCGTACAAAAGCCCTACATGGAGCGGAAGCTATTTCCAAAGACGGAGACTTTGATGAAGGATTGATTAGAAAAGCTAAAGTTGTATCAGACGAAGATGATTCGAATCTGTGTCCCTctgattcaaatttaactaTGATGTAA